In Methanobacterium bryantii, the following proteins share a genomic window:
- a CDS encoding PAS domain S-box protein: MKNTNTHLELEKKVQFLESILDSANEGYWEWDLTTNKVIFNRAWYNLFNYDLCELPQSFEAFEILLHPDDKEKTLESLNYNINNGSDGYKIDFRMIKKSGEICWILSRGNIERDGEGNPFRVIGTHFDITDYKLREEQVKYLNSILLAIRDINQLIVTEKDKNNLLNRACKILSETRGFDLVWIGEIEENSYNVISKAFSGSYIAFSDLMNVTWDDSLTGQGPTGKSIKTGKPCIVNNIGDNFNFTPWLDAVNRYGFNSAVAMPLTNNEKIWGNLTIYSSHINIFDDEEISLLKEVAADISFAIRAFELENQRKKAEEQKRKLIEELQQFTEELEVSNEKLQATMEELQLSNEELRQQGNKLIELNHALRSSEERSQALINNSNDIIHILDENGNIKFDSPSSTRILGYPEKYFIGKNPFDYIHPEDREMVMKNLQEVYEKRNLGISNEFRIKKADGSYLPVESVFQNLMNVPGIKGIVVTTHSIKDRKNAEEVLRISNIYNRSLIEANLDPLVTIGPDGKITDVNSSTESVTGYSRKELIGTEVSNYFTKPGQAKEGYQKVFKEGWVRDYPLEIVHKNGDITPVLYNASVYKDENGKIVGVFAAARDITELKKAEEEIQRLANLVESSNDAIITKDLDGVIISYNKGAERLYGYTAQEVKGKNIAMLTPPHLKKEVKHFIEQIKNGKRVFHYETKRVSKDGMEIDISLTLSPIIDQFGKLSGISTIARDISESKKAEEKIELASKYNRSLIEASLDPLVTIGPDGKITDVNSSTESVTGYSRKELIGTDFSDYFTEPEKAREGYQEAFREGRVRDYPLGIKNKDGYSTPVLYNASVYKDEFKNVTGVFAAARDITELKKAENEIKASLKEKELLLKEIHHRVKNNLQIISSLLDLQANYVDDTETINVLHESQNRVKSMAMIHEMLYQSPDLTSINFSNYIKSLIQDLVYSYGTKSNIRLIIDLEEVFLNIETAIPCGLVISELVSNSLKYAFPQDNVMGEIFIGLSSLSQGYELIVSDNGIGLPENIDLNNIESSLGLRLVDMLVKQIEGSIKLEKEQGSMFKVTFKELIYKKRF, translated from the coding sequence ATGAAAAATACTAATACTCATTTGGAGCTTGAAAAAAAAGTTCAATTTTTAGAATCTATTTTAGATTCAGCTAATGAAGGTTACTGGGAGTGGGATCTCACAACAAATAAAGTTATTTTTAACCGTGCATGGTATAACCTTTTTAATTATGATTTATGTGAATTACCACAAAGTTTTGAAGCATTTGAAATTCTTTTACATCCGGATGATAAAGAAAAAACACTAGAATCTCTTAATTATAATATAAATAATGGTAGTGATGGTTATAAAATTGATTTTAGAATGATTAAAAAGTCAGGTGAAATTTGCTGGATTTTGAGCCGAGGCAATATTGAACGTGATGGTGAAGGTAATCCTTTTAGGGTAATAGGGACCCATTTTGATATCACTGATTATAAATTAAGGGAAGAACAGGTTAAATATTTAAATTCTATTTTATTGGCTATACGTGACATTAATCAGCTTATTGTAACTGAAAAAGATAAAAATAACCTTTTAAATAGGGCCTGTAAAATTTTAAGCGAGACAAGGGGTTTTGACTTAGTCTGGATTGGAGAGATTGAAGAAAATAGTTATAATGTCATTTCAAAGGCATTTTCTGGTTCTTACATAGCATTTTCAGATTTAATGAATGTAACATGGGATGATTCACTGACTGGCCAGGGGCCTACGGGTAAATCCATTAAAACAGGTAAACCGTGTATTGTAAATAATATTGGTGATAACTTTAATTTTACACCTTGGTTAGATGCAGTCAACAGATATGGATTTAATTCTGCAGTTGCAATGCCTTTAACTAATAATGAAAAAATTTGGGGAAATTTAACCATTTATTCTAGTCACATTAATATTTTTGATGATGAAGAAATATCACTCCTTAAGGAAGTGGCTGCAGATATAAGTTTCGCGATCCGTGCATTTGAACTGGAAAATCAACGTAAAAAAGCAGAAGAACAAAAAAGGAAGTTGATTGAAGAGTTACAGCAATTTACAGAAGAATTAGAAGTATCTAATGAAAAGTTACAGGCTACAATGGAGGAACTACAGTTATCCAATGAAGAACTCCGGCAGCAGGGGAATAAATTAATTGAACTTAACCACGCCCTGCGTAGTAGTGAAGAAAGATCACAAGCTTTAATTAATAATTCAAACGATATAATCCACATACTTGATGAAAATGGTAATATAAAGTTTGATTCTCCATCATCAACACGAATTTTGGGCTATCCTGAAAAATATTTTATAGGAAAGAATCCTTTCGATTATATCCATCCTGAAGATCGTGAAATGGTGATGAAGAACCTGCAGGAAGTTTATGAAAAACGAAATCTTGGAATTTCCAATGAATTCCGGATAAAAAAAGCCGATGGCAGCTATCTTCCTGTAGAATCAGTTTTTCAAAATCTAATGAATGTTCCAGGAATAAAAGGTATTGTGGTGACCACTCACTCCATTAAAGATCGTAAAAATGCAGAAGAAGTCTTGAGAATATCAAATATATATAACCGTAGTCTTATTGAGGCTAATTTGGATCCTCTTGTGACTATTGGGCCTGATGGTAAGATCACTGATGTCAATAGTTCTACTGAGTCTGTCACGGGTTATTCCCGTAAAGAATTAATTGGCACTGAAGTTTCAAATTACTTCACAAAACCTGGGCAAGCTAAAGAAGGATACCAAAAAGTGTTCAAAGAGGGATGGGTCCGTGATTATCCTCTGGAAATTGTACATAAAAATGGGGATATAACTCCAGTTTTGTACAATGCATCAGTTTATAAAGACGAAAATGGAAAAATTGTGGGCGTTTTTGCTGCAGCACGCGATATAACAGAGCTTAAAAAAGCTGAAGAAGAAATTCAAAGGCTGGCAAACCTCGTGGAATCATCAAATGATGCAATAATAACTAAAGATCTTGATGGAGTTATAATAAGTTATAATAAAGGGGCAGAGAGGTTATATGGTTATACTGCCCAGGAAGTCAAAGGAAAAAACATAGCTATGCTGACACCGCCCCATTTAAAAAAGGAAGTAAAACATTTCATTGAACAGATTAAAAACGGAAAAAGGGTTTTTCACTATGAAACCAAGAGGGTAAGTAAAGATGGTATGGAAATAGATATATCCCTTACGTTATCTCCAATCATCGATCAATTCGGGAAGTTGAGCGGAATTTCAACCATTGCCAGAGATATCTCTGAAAGTAAAAAAGCTGAAGAAAAGATTGAACTGGCAAGTAAGTATAATCGTAGCCTTATTGAGGCCAGTTTGGATCCTCTTGTGACTATTGGGCCTGATGGTAAGATCACTGATGTCAACAGTTCTACTGAGTCTGTCACGGGTTATTCCCGTAAAGAATTAATTGGCACTGACTTTTCAGATTATTTCACAGAACCTGAAAAAGCCAGAGAAGGTTACCAGGAAGCATTTCGGGAAGGAAGAGTACGTGATTATCCTTTGGGAATTAAAAATAAAGATGGTTATTCAACACCAGTATTATACAATGCTTCTGTTTATAAAGATGAATTTAAAAATGTTACAGGAGTATTCGCTGCTGCACGTGATATTACAGAGCTTAAAAAAGCAGAAAATGAGATTAAAGCATCTCTTAAGGAAAAAGAACTTCTTTTAAAGGAGATACATCACAGGGTTAAAAATAATCTGCAGATAATCTCAAGTCTGCTTGACCTCCAGGCGAATTATGTAGATGATACTGAGACCATTAATGTTCTGCATGAGAGTCAAAACAGGGTTAAATCCATGGCTATGATTCATGAAATGCTTTATCAATCCCCCGATTTAACCAGTATAAATTTCTCAAATTACATTAAGAGCTTGATTCAAGATTTAGTTTATTCTTACGGTACAAAAAGCAACATCAGGCTGATCATCGATTTGGAAGAGGTTTTCTTAAATATTGAAACTGCAATTCCATGCGGGTTAGTAATAAGTGAACTTGTTTCTAACAGTTTGAAATATGCATTTCCCCAGGATAATGTAATGGGTGAAATATTTATAGGTCTCTCCTCACTTTCACAAGGATATGAACTCATTGTCAGTGATAATGGGATTGGTTTACCTGAAAATATTGATTTGAATAATATAGAATCATCATTAGGACTGAGACTAGTAGATATGTTAGTAAAACAGATTGAAGGCTCAATAAAGTTAGAAAAAGAACAGGGGTCTATGTTTAAGGTAACATTTAAAGAATTAATCTATAAAAAGAGGTTTTAA
- a CDS encoding MBL fold metallo-hydrolase, which yields MEITKNVHAIKIPFQVKTELGTLDRFVYSYLVNGEQVCLIDSGVVASEGVIFDYMEKIGLKPEDISLMILTHSHPDHIGSAKSIQEKSGCQVAAHSGEIPWIEDVELQAKERPVPNFHLLVEDPVDVDITLEEGEIVELGKNIELKVIHTPGHSKGSISLLIEEEGVIITGDAVPLKGDLPIYEDVETSVKSIKKLKSIHGIEALLAAWDDPKNGEEAYHVMDGALDYLQSIHESVVKISQTDKSADPMEFCKMVLKDLGIPEVAANPIVAMSFQANLNARENQDLFS from the coding sequence ATGGAAATTACAAAAAATGTCCACGCAATAAAAATTCCTTTTCAGGTAAAAACTGAATTAGGAACGCTTGATAGATTCGTTTATTCATACCTGGTAAATGGAGAACAGGTATGCTTAATTGACAGCGGAGTTGTGGCATCTGAAGGTGTGATCTTTGATTATATGGAGAAAATCGGTTTAAAACCTGAAGATATCTCTTTAATGATTTTAACACATTCACATCCAGACCATATTGGATCAGCCAAGTCCATACAAGAAAAATCGGGGTGCCAGGTTGCAGCCCACTCTGGAGAAATACCATGGATCGAAGATGTTGAATTACAGGCAAAAGAACGTCCAGTACCAAATTTCCATCTGCTGGTAGAAGACCCAGTTGATGTTGATATTACCCTTGAAGAAGGAGAAATCGTAGAGTTAGGTAAAAATATTGAATTAAAGGTTATCCATACCCCCGGGCATTCTAAAGGATCTATTTCTCTTTTAATTGAAGAAGAAGGAGTTATCATTACAGGAGACGCTGTTCCACTTAAAGGGGACCTGCCCATTTATGAAGACGTTGAAACCTCTGTAAAATCAATTAAGAAGCTTAAGTCTATTCATGGAATTGAAGCACTGCTTGCAGCATGGGATGACCCTAAAAACGGTGAAGAAGCATACCATGTTATGGATGGAGCGCTTGATTATCTTCAAAGCATCCACGAGTCAGTGGTTAAAATTAGCCAGACAGACAAATCTGCAGATCCAATGGAATTCTGTAAAATGGTATTAAAAGATTTAGGAATACCTGAAGTGGCTGCAAATCCAATAGTTGCCATGTCTTTCCAGGCTAACTTAAATGCACGTGAAAATCAGGATTTATTTTCATAA
- a CDS encoding isochorismatase family protein, with protein MYRTNISQVNYQLPIPKTVLKILLVINFANENKIPVLSIQHINPWKDSATFKKGTDEHRIHNKVLKRGYDKIMEKNLPGSSRKSLIFEYPKNWKFFDGFQKQHFCSSEMKNFGCFTGPKLGLWLKKNNIDALVISGYITPMCCDTTAIQAMHFSFNVEFLSDATEHSIYQILQEKSVLKNCIKPY; from the coding sequence ATGTACAGAACGAATATTTCACAGGTAAATTACCAGTTACCTATCCCGAAAACAGTTTTGAAAATATTATTAGTTATAAATTTTGCAAATGAAAATAAAATTCCAGTACTTTCCATTCAACATATCAATCCCTGGAAAGATTCAGCTACATTTAAAAAGGGTACTGATGAACATAGAATCCATAATAAAGTCTTAAAAAGAGGATATGACAAAATCATGGAGAAAAATTTACCTGGAAGCTCTCGAAAATCTTTGATTTTCGAATACCCGAAAAATTGGAAATTTTTCGACGGCTTCCAAAAACAACATTTTTGCAGCAGCGAAATGAAAAATTTCGGATGTTTCACGGGACCAAAATTAGGGCTCTGGCTTAAAAAAAATAACATAGATGCCCTTGTAATCAGTGGATACATAACCCCAATGTGCTGCGATACAACTGCAATACAGGCAATGCACTTTAGCTTTAATGTGGAGTTTTTAAGTGATGCTACAGAACACTCGATATATCAAATTCTGCAGGAGAAATCAGTACTGAAGAACTGCATAAAGCCATATTAA